The following proteins are encoded in a genomic region of Gadus macrocephalus chromosome 19, ASM3116895v1:
- the gpsm1b gene encoding G-protein-signaling modulator 1b isoform X1, producing the protein MVLTAQYLTSSAGRQLPFLCRLKGGRQERYQLLSGSRQTRSPWVDISTVASAGCEEARKQGSSSGLMAANGLDQDLASKRLHSRMEASCLELALEGERLCKAGDFKGGTAFFEAAVQVGTEDLKTLSAIYSQLGNAYFYLKEYGKALEYHKHDLTLARTIGDRIGEGKASGNLGNTLKVLGRFDEAAVCCQRHLDISQEQGDKVGEARALYNIGNVFHAKGKQQLWGCTLEPGELPPEVHDTLQKATGFYEKNLGLVKELGDRAAQGRAYGNLGNTHYLLGNFVEAIKFHRQRLSIAKEFGDKAAERRAYSNLGNALIFLGQFNTATEYYRKTLQLSRQLRDQVMEAQACYSLGNTFTLLQQYERAIDYHLKHLLIAQELTDRVGEGRACWSLGNAYVSLANHRQALHYARRHLDISKEIGDRNGELTARMNVEQLMEVLGVTETDLSPCSSEFEIQGARPKFTKRNSMDSVELWKYSDKNGDSQDLDSISRRSKSQLSQPGPRTGYPDSQSSDDRPWADSPVDTDDITVQVPPPKLGREPSDEDCFFDLLSKFQSSRMDDQRCDLDEAPDGADAADAVTDPSQNTSPQTEELFDLIASTQSRRLDDQRVNVGNLPGLRITHNNLGHLVGEGDPQEPSDDFFNMLIKCQSARIDDQRCSPPEAGPHAPTVPDEDFFSLIQRVQAKRMDEQRVHLHGDDEDSPEPSGAESS; encoded by the exons ATGGTTTTGACTGCACAATACCTCACTTCCTCGGCAGGCAGGCAGCTGCCATTTCTGTGCCGATTGAAAGGAGGGAGACAAGAGAGGTATCAGCTGCTGAGCGGCTCAAGACAGACAAGAAGCCCGTGGGTGGATATCTCGACGGTGGCCTCAGCTGGGTGCGAGGAAGCAAGGAAGCAAGGAAGCAGCAGCGGCTTGATGGCTGCTAACGGGCTGGACCAGGACCTGGCCAGCAAGAGGCTCCACTCAAG GATGGAGGCGTCCTGCCTGGAGCTGgcgctggagggggagaggctgTGCAAGGCGGGGGACTTCAAGGGCGGGACAGCCTTCTTCGAGGCGGCCGTGCAGGTGGGCACGGAGGACCTGAAGACCCTCAGCGCCATCTACAGCCAGCTGGGCAACGCCTACTTCTACCTGAAGGAGTACGGGAAGGCCCTGGAGTACCACAAGCACGACCTCACCCTGGCCAG GACGATAGGGGACAGGATAGGGGAGGGGAAAGCCAGCGGTAACCTTGGCAACACGTTGAAAGTGTTGGGGCGCTTCGACGAGGCGGCCGTGTGCTGCCAGAGACACCTGGACATCTCCCAGGAGCAAGGGGACAAG gtggGCGAGGCCAGGGCTCTGTACAACATCGGCAATGTGTTCCACGCCAAGGGCAAGCAGCAGCTGTGGGGCTGCACCCTGGAGCCGGGAGAGCTGCCCCCCGAGGTCCACGACACCCTGCAGAAGGCCACCGGCTTCTACGA GAAGAACCTGGGCCTGGTCAAAGAGCTGGGCGACCGCGCCGCCCAGGGAAGGGCCTATGGTAACCTTGGCAACACGCATTACCTGCTCGGGAACTTCGTGGAAGCCATCAAGTTCCATCGACAG AGGCTGTCCATTGCCAAAGAATTTGGTGACAAAGCAGCAGAGCGCAGAGCCTACAGTAACCTTGGCAACGCTCTCATATTCTTGGGCCAGTTCAACACTGCCACGGAGTACTATAG GAAAACCCTGCAGCTGTCCCGGCAGCTGCGGGACCAGGTGATGGAGGCGCAGGCCTGCTACAGCCTGGGCAACACCTTCACCCTGCTGCAGCAGTACGAGAGGGCCATCGACTACCACCTCAAGCACCTGCTCATCGCCCAGGAGCTCACGGACCG GGTGGGCGAGGGTCGAGCCTGCTGGAGCCTGGGGAACGCCTACGTGTCTTTAGCCAATCACAGACAAGCTCTCCACTATGCCAGGAGGCACCTGGACATATCCAAAGAG ATCGGGGACAGGAACGGGGAGCTGACTGCCAGGATGAACGTGGAGCAGCTGATGGAGGTGCTGGGGGTGACCGAGACTGACCTTTCACCCTGCAGCTCAGAGTTCGAGATCCAGG GGGCGCGCCCCAAGTTCACCAAGCGAAACAGCATGGACAGTGTGGAGTTGTGGAAGTACTCGGATAAG AACGGAGACAGCCAGGACCTAGACAGCATATCCCGGAGATCCAAGAGTCAGCTGTCCCAGCCGGGCCCCAGGACTGGCTATCCCGACAGTCAATCATCAGACGACAGGCCATGGGCCGACTCTCCTGTTGACACCGATGACATCACCGTGCAAGTCCCGCCCCCA AAGTTGGGTCGAGAGCCCTCTGATGAGGACTGCTTCTTCGACCTGCTCAGCAAGTTCCAGAGCAGCCGCATGGACGACCAGCGCTGCGACCTCGACGAGGCCCCCGACGGCGCGGACGCCGCCGACGCCGTGACGG ACCCCTCCCAAAACACGTCCCCCCAGACGGAGGAGCTCTTCGACCTGATCGCCAGCACCCAGAGCCGCCGCCTTGACGACCAGCGGGTTAACGTGGGCAACCTGCCGGGTCTCAGAATAACCCATAATAATCTGGGCCACCTTGTCGGCGAGGGGGACCCCCAGGAGCCCAGCGACGACTTCTTCAACATGCTCATCAAGTGCCAG tcGGCCCGGATCGACGACCAGCGGTGCTCCCCCCCGGAGGCGGGCCCCCACGCGCCCACGGTGCCCGACGAGGACTTCTTCAGCCTCATCCAGCGGGTGCAGGCCAAGCGCATGGACGAGCAGCGGGTGCACCTGCACGGGGACGACGAGGACTCCCCCGAGCCCTCCGGGGCCGAATCCAGTTAG
- the gpsm1b gene encoding G-protein-signaling modulator 1b isoform X2: MSSDLCPLPPMALEACPLSGAERAVCRLVHQGPRPQAALKPVRIELQTYVARTRKKRKIRMEASCLELALEGERLCKAGDFKGGTAFFEAAVQVGTEDLKTLSAIYSQLGNAYFYLKEYGKALEYHKHDLTLARTIGDRIGEGKASGNLGNTLKVLGRFDEAAVCCQRHLDISQEQGDKVGEARALYNIGNVFHAKGKQQLWGCTLEPGELPPEVHDTLQKATGFYEKNLGLVKELGDRAAQGRAYGNLGNTHYLLGNFVEAIKFHRQRLSIAKEFGDKAAERRAYSNLGNALIFLGQFNTATEYYRKTLQLSRQLRDQVMEAQACYSLGNTFTLLQQYERAIDYHLKHLLIAQELTDRVGEGRACWSLGNAYVSLANHRQALHYARRHLDISKEIGDRNGELTARMNVEQLMEVLGVTETDLSPCSSEFEIQGARPKFTKRNSMDSVELWKYSDKNGDSQDLDSISRRSKSQLSQPGPRTGYPDSQSSDDRPWADSPVDTDDITVQVPPPKLGREPSDEDCFFDLLSKFQSSRMDDQRCDLDEAPDGADAADAVTDPSQNTSPQTEELFDLIASTQSRRLDDQRVNVGNLPGLRITHNNLGHLVGEGDPQEPSDDFFNMLIKCQSARIDDQRCSPPEAGPHAPTVPDEDFFSLIQRVQAKRMDEQRVHLHGDDEDSPEPSGAESS; the protein is encoded by the exons ATGTCCAGTGACCtttgccccctgccccccatggCTTTGGAGGCTTGCCCCCTGAGCGGGGCAGAGAGAGCGGTGTGTCGGCTGGTCCACCAAGGGCCCCGGCCCCAGGCGGCCCTGAAGCCTGTACGCATTGAGCTGCAGACCTATGTGGCGAGAACCCGGAAAAAGCGGAAGATCAG GATGGAGGCGTCCTGCCTGGAGCTGgcgctggagggggagaggctgTGCAAGGCGGGGGACTTCAAGGGCGGGACAGCCTTCTTCGAGGCGGCCGTGCAGGTGGGCACGGAGGACCTGAAGACCCTCAGCGCCATCTACAGCCAGCTGGGCAACGCCTACTTCTACCTGAAGGAGTACGGGAAGGCCCTGGAGTACCACAAGCACGACCTCACCCTGGCCAG GACGATAGGGGACAGGATAGGGGAGGGGAAAGCCAGCGGTAACCTTGGCAACACGTTGAAAGTGTTGGGGCGCTTCGACGAGGCGGCCGTGTGCTGCCAGAGACACCTGGACATCTCCCAGGAGCAAGGGGACAAG gtggGCGAGGCCAGGGCTCTGTACAACATCGGCAATGTGTTCCACGCCAAGGGCAAGCAGCAGCTGTGGGGCTGCACCCTGGAGCCGGGAGAGCTGCCCCCCGAGGTCCACGACACCCTGCAGAAGGCCACCGGCTTCTACGA GAAGAACCTGGGCCTGGTCAAAGAGCTGGGCGACCGCGCCGCCCAGGGAAGGGCCTATGGTAACCTTGGCAACACGCATTACCTGCTCGGGAACTTCGTGGAAGCCATCAAGTTCCATCGACAG AGGCTGTCCATTGCCAAAGAATTTGGTGACAAAGCAGCAGAGCGCAGAGCCTACAGTAACCTTGGCAACGCTCTCATATTCTTGGGCCAGTTCAACACTGCCACGGAGTACTATAG GAAAACCCTGCAGCTGTCCCGGCAGCTGCGGGACCAGGTGATGGAGGCGCAGGCCTGCTACAGCCTGGGCAACACCTTCACCCTGCTGCAGCAGTACGAGAGGGCCATCGACTACCACCTCAAGCACCTGCTCATCGCCCAGGAGCTCACGGACCG GGTGGGCGAGGGTCGAGCCTGCTGGAGCCTGGGGAACGCCTACGTGTCTTTAGCCAATCACAGACAAGCTCTCCACTATGCCAGGAGGCACCTGGACATATCCAAAGAG ATCGGGGACAGGAACGGGGAGCTGACTGCCAGGATGAACGTGGAGCAGCTGATGGAGGTGCTGGGGGTGACCGAGACTGACCTTTCACCCTGCAGCTCAGAGTTCGAGATCCAGG GGGCGCGCCCCAAGTTCACCAAGCGAAACAGCATGGACAGTGTGGAGTTGTGGAAGTACTCGGATAAG AACGGAGACAGCCAGGACCTAGACAGCATATCCCGGAGATCCAAGAGTCAGCTGTCCCAGCCGGGCCCCAGGACTGGCTATCCCGACAGTCAATCATCAGACGACAGGCCATGGGCCGACTCTCCTGTTGACACCGATGACATCACCGTGCAAGTCCCGCCCCCA AAGTTGGGTCGAGAGCCCTCTGATGAGGACTGCTTCTTCGACCTGCTCAGCAAGTTCCAGAGCAGCCGCATGGACGACCAGCGCTGCGACCTCGACGAGGCCCCCGACGGCGCGGACGCCGCCGACGCCGTGACGG ACCCCTCCCAAAACACGTCCCCCCAGACGGAGGAGCTCTTCGACCTGATCGCCAGCACCCAGAGCCGCCGCCTTGACGACCAGCGGGTTAACGTGGGCAACCTGCCGGGTCTCAGAATAACCCATAATAATCTGGGCCACCTTGTCGGCGAGGGGGACCCCCAGGAGCCCAGCGACGACTTCTTCAACATGCTCATCAAGTGCCAG tcGGCCCGGATCGACGACCAGCGGTGCTCCCCCCCGGAGGCGGGCCCCCACGCGCCCACGGTGCCCGACGAGGACTTCTTCAGCCTCATCCAGCGGGTGCAGGCCAAGCGCATGGACGAGCAGCGGGTGCACCTGCACGGGGACGACGAGGACTCCCCCGAGCCCTCCGGGGCCGAATCCAGTTAG